In Thauera sedimentorum, the following are encoded in one genomic region:
- a CDS encoding gamma-glutamylcyclotransferase family protein — protein MKRACFTYGSLMCEDIMARVAGGAFSSTAAMLHGYARHPVRDETYPAIVPRHGASVAGRLYREVDAAALQRLDAFEGEMYARTPVCVELPDGGRADAEAYVFRPAWEHLLMPGEWDFERFLAHGKAHFLARYLGFSKL, from the coding sequence ATGAAGCGCGCCTGCTTTACCTACGGTTCGCTGATGTGCGAGGACATCATGGCGCGGGTCGCAGGCGGGGCGTTTTCTTCCACCGCGGCCATGCTGCACGGCTACGCACGCCATCCGGTGCGCGACGAGACCTATCCGGCCATCGTCCCCCGGCACGGCGCCAGCGTTGCGGGAAGGCTCTATCGCGAGGTAGACGCGGCTGCCCTGCAGCGCCTGGATGCTTTCGAGGGCGAGATGTACGCAAGGACCCCGGTATGCGTCGAACTGCCCGACGGCGGCCGTGCCGATGCCGAGGCCTATGTGTTCCGCCCCGCATGGGAACATCTGCTGATGCCCGGCGAATGGGACTTCGAGCGTTTCCTCGCCCACGGCAAGGCGCATTTCCTCGCGCGTTACCTGGGCTTCAGCAAGCTGTAG
- a CDS encoding diguanylate cyclase, with amino-acid sequence MNLNSKVTFLFAAIALGILAMLVAISLYAFRSFSITSSSAHVRTAAEVVRVHLTEAMIQGTIQHREQFLARLMEVQGLSVARVVRSPIVDQQFGAGLVRELPADEIEKAVLASGEPRYELREVNGDTLFRGTIPFVASTEGTPNCLQCHNVPEGAVLGAVTMEMSIADLKERALMTVAGLVAMVALFALLAIALVRRIIRPVGEAARDVEVAVQRALKGDFKSQIAAYPQDEIGQIANDTNRLLSYLDGGLERITQRVVQLTGRNPRQDENKLEATIDMVNSLADAAAFKQAIEEDETKGEIYDRFGRILTERFGITTYSIYEAADGKQMAPMLVDGEAGGACRWCDPQILVRSETCRAKRSGHPVDAIAQPGICYAFRGTPDGGEPRSHYCVPIIQSGSVGSVIQLVVPESDTRRLQEVAPFIHVYVREMAPVLEAKRLTETLRDSSLRDAMTGLNNRRFLEEYVDTLIASARRRQVSLAIMLLDLDYFKVVNDTYGHDAGDTVLKALSGVLKQSVRASDMVIRFGGEEFLIVLQEATVEGAEKVAENIRRSVEQLKIQVAGAVLQKTISIGLAMFPEDSETFWQTVKFADVALYRAKEAGRNRVVRFEAQMWEGHAEAY; translated from the coding sequence ATGAATCTCAACAGCAAGGTAACGTTCCTGTTCGCGGCGATCGCGCTCGGCATCCTGGCGATGCTGGTGGCGATCAGCCTGTATGCCTTTCGGTCGTTTTCCATCACCTCGTCGTCCGCGCATGTGCGCACCGCCGCCGAGGTGGTCCGCGTGCACCTCACCGAGGCGATGATCCAGGGCACCATCCAGCATCGCGAGCAGTTCCTCGCCCGGCTGATGGAGGTGCAGGGCCTGTCGGTGGCGCGCGTGGTGCGTTCGCCCATCGTGGACCAGCAGTTCGGCGCCGGGCTGGTGCGCGAGCTGCCGGCCGACGAGATCGAGAAGGCGGTGCTGGCCAGCGGCGAGCCGCGCTACGAGCTGCGCGAGGTCAATGGCGACACCCTGTTCCGCGGCACCATCCCCTTCGTGGCCTCCACCGAAGGCACGCCCAACTGCCTGCAGTGCCACAACGTGCCGGAAGGTGCGGTGCTCGGCGCGGTGACCATGGAGATGTCGATTGCCGACCTCAAGGAGCGCGCGCTGATGACCGTGGCCGGCCTGGTGGCGATGGTGGCGCTGTTCGCGCTGCTGGCCATCGCCCTGGTCCGCCGCATCATCCGCCCGGTGGGCGAGGCGGCGCGCGACGTGGAGGTGGCGGTGCAGCGGGCGCTGAAGGGCGATTTCAAGAGCCAGATCGCCGCCTATCCGCAGGACGAGATCGGCCAGATCGCCAACGACACCAACCGCCTGCTGAGCTACCTGGACGGCGGGCTGGAGCGCATCACCCAGCGGGTGGTGCAGCTCACCGGGCGCAATCCGCGCCAGGATGAGAACAAGCTGGAAGCGACCATCGACATGGTCAACAGCCTGGCCGACGCCGCAGCCTTCAAGCAGGCGATCGAGGAGGACGAGACCAAGGGCGAGATCTACGACCGCTTCGGGCGCATCCTCACCGAGCGCTTCGGCATCACCACCTACTCGATCTACGAGGCGGCCGACGGCAAGCAGATGGCGCCGATGCTGGTCGATGGCGAGGCCGGCGGCGCCTGCCGCTGGTGCGATCCGCAGATCCTGGTGCGTTCGGAGACCTGCCGCGCCAAGCGTTCCGGCCATCCGGTCGACGCGATCGCCCAGCCGGGCATCTGCTACGCGTTCCGCGGGACGCCCGACGGTGGTGAGCCCCGCAGCCATTACTGCGTGCCCATCATCCAGTCCGGCTCGGTGGGCAGCGTGATCCAGCTGGTGGTGCCGGAGTCCGACACCCGCCGCCTGCAGGAGGTCGCGCCCTTCATCCATGTCTACGTGCGCGAGATGGCACCGGTGCTGGAAGCCAAGCGGCTCACCGAGACCCTGCGCGACTCCTCGCTGCGCGACGCGATGACCGGGCTGAACAACCGCCGCTTCCTCGAGGAATACGTCGACACCCTGATCGCGTCGGCCCGCCGCCGCCAGGTGTCGCTGGCCATCATGTTGCTCGACCTGGACTACTTCAAGGTGGTCAACGACACCTACGGCCACGACGCCGGCGACACCGTGCTGAAGGCGCTGTCCGGCGTGCTCAAGCAGTCGGTGCGCGCCTCCGACATGGTGATCCGCTTCGGCGGCGAGGAATTCCTCATCGTGCTGCAGGAGGCCACGGTGGAGGGCGCGGAGAAGGTCGCCGAGAACATCCGCCGCTCGGTGGAGCAGTTGAAGATCCAGGTGGCGGGTGCGGTGCTGCAGAAGACCATCTCGATCGGCCTGGCGATGTTCCCCGAAGACAGCGAAACCTTCTGGCAGACGGTCAAGTTCGCCGACGTGGCGCTCTACCGTGCCAAGGAGGCGGGGCGCAACCGGGTGGTGCGCTTCGAAGCGCAAATGTGGGAAGGCCACGCCGAGGCTTACTGA